In Streptomyces erythrochromogenes, the DNA window ACGGCTATCCCTCGCTCGCCCACGAGGCGCGCGCCAAGGGCATCAACGTCGTCACCACCACCATGCCCGTCTCGGACGACCTCGGCACCGGCGAGACCCCGCCGACCGTCGGCGTGGCCGACTGGATGATGGCCTTCAAGCAGAACGGGAAGCGCGCGGAGATCGGCAAGTTCCTGGACTTCGTCTACCAGGACAAGAACCTGTCGGACTTCGCCAGCCGCTACCACCTGCTGCCTTCCACCGTGACCGCCTCGCGCACCCCGGCGGGCGGCGGACTCGACAAGAACGACCAGCAGTTCCTCAACGCGCTGCGCGGCGCCCAGCTCTACCCGGTCAACGACCCGTCCTGGGTGACGGTCAGCGACACCATCAAGCGCAACATCGGACGCGCCGTGGAACCGACCGGCAGCCCCAAGGGCGTCCTGGAGGACATCGCCGCACAGGCCTCCCAGGCCTCCAAGAAGCACTGAAGTTCGCACTGAAGTCCCCCACGACACGGGACCTTCGACCCGGGCCGCAGACCACCCCGTGCGGCACCATGGCCACTACGGCCCTCGATCCGGGGCCGCGGCCCAGTCGCCCGCCGAGCACTCACGAGGTGCGCGGGGCGGCCGGCCCCGGCGGAAGCCTCAGCGCTGCTTCCCGTGGTCCTGGGAGAACGCCGTCCGGTACTGCTCGCAGCTGGAGTTCCAGCGCAGGGAGCCGTGGAGCGTCCCGTAGCCCGAGCGCGTGACCGACCATTCCACCGTGTACTCGCCGGTGTCGCAGGCGATCCGCTTGCCGCCCGCGACCTTCTCGCGCCCCGTCGCCGGCTTCCCGGTCAGCTCCTTGCGCACTTCCGCCACCGCGGACCGGTCCGCGCGGCGCAGGACGGCGTGCACGGCGATCGGGTGCTCGCCCTCCTTGACCGTCACCGCCTTCTTCACCACGGTCGAGTCCGACACCGACCAGGCGAACTCGTACGAGGGTTCCCACGCCAGCGTCCTGGGGTCGCCGACCTTGCGCTCGTGGTCCGGCGCGGCCGCGTGGCCGGGGCGGGTGACCGTCTTGTACCGGACGCCGGGGTGGAAGCGGAACTGCCCCTCCAACTTGTGCATTTCGTCCTCGGTCCACATCGACTTCATCGTCTTCTCTCCGCCCGCCGGGTCCTGGAGGTACATCGCCGCCTCGGCGGCGGTGGCCTGCTGGACGAGGACGGGGGCGAGGGCCGCGGCGGCCGTGGCGAGGGCGAGAGCGGCGGTGCGGGTGCGCTTCATGCCCGGACCAACGGGCCCCGCCGCGGGCCGGAACCGACGCCGCGCGGCCTTTCACCCGTACGGGAGCCCCCCTGCCACCGGAATATCCGATGATCGACTTCGGTTCGGGAGCAGCGGAACGACGATCCGATCCGAGGGGGATGCGATGGGCGGGAACCAGAACGCGGGCACGGGCGCGGGAGCGGGAGCGCGTGCGGGCGTCGGCGTGAACGGCACGGTGGCGGCCGGGTGGGAGCGGGTGAGGGAGGAGTTCGAGGCGTTCGCGGCGGCCGAGCCGCACTCGCCCGAGGCCCAGCTCGCCGTCCACCACCAGGGCCGGCGCGTCGTCGACCTGTGGGCCGGCGAGGACACCGACGGGGACACGCTGAGCGGGGTCTTCTCGATCACCAAGGGTGCCGCGCACCTGGTGGTGGCGCTGCTCGTGCAGGACGGCACGCTGGAGCTGGACCGGGCGGTGTCGGCGTACTGGCCGGAGTTCACCGGGGACGGCAAGGAGCGGCTGACGCTGCGCCAGCTGATCAGCCACCAGTCGGGGCTGATCAACGTGGACGGGGGCTTCGACTACGAGGAGATCGCGGACGACGCGCTGATCGCCGCGCGGCTGGCCGGCCAGAAGCCGTACTGGGAGCCGGGGACGGCGTACGGCTACCACGCCTTCGTGATCGGCGCGCTGACCGGCGAAGTCGTGCGGCGCGCGACGGGCAGGTCGATACAGGAGCTGTACGAGGAGCGCGTGCGCGCCCCGTACGGGCTGGACCTCTACATGGGGCTCCCGGCCTCGGAGGAGGGCCGCTGGAAGCCGGTCCTGGAGATGCTGCCGACGCCCGAGCAGGCCGCGGCGCAGGCGGCGGACGGACCGGTGCCCGAGCTGCTGGCGGTGGCCTTCAACTGGCACCGGGAGCCGCCGATGGACCTGGTCGCCCACGCCAACCACCCGCGGACGCGGGAGCTCGGTCCTGCCTCGGCGGGCGGCATCGGCTCGGCGCGCGGCGTCGCGGGCCTGTACGCGGCGGCGATCAGCCAGGTGGGTGCCCGGGCGGCGCTGCTGAAGCCGGAGACGGCGGCCGAGGTCGCGAGGCTGCACACGCCGGGCCAGGAGGTCCTGACCGGGGAGACGGACCACTTCGGGCTGGGCTTCGAGCGGCAGCCCGCGGTGGGGCCGCAGGCCTTCGGGCACTGCGGTGCGGCGGGCGCGCAGGGCTTCGCCGACCCGGTCACGGGGATCGCGTACGGGTACACGCGCCGCCGCTACGGCTTCCCGGGCGGGCTGGCCCCGGAGAACGGGCGCCTGACGGCGGCGGTGCTGGAAGTGGCGCGGGGCCTGTAGAGCGGGCGGGCGGACCCGGCCGCTGTGGGTCGGGCCCGTGGGCCCGACCCGTGCGGGTCAGGCCTGGCCGGTTTCGAAGCGGCTGATGCGGCCGCCGCCGGGGGCGATGGTGAAGCGCCAGGCGGTGCGCATCTCGCCCCAGGTGTCGTTGCGGTAGTCGATGACGAGAGCGCGGCCGCCGTCGGACTCGGACAGGACGTCCATGTGCCCCCTGGAGTCGAAGATCTCCCGGTCGACCCAGTCGTGGAGGTCGCGGTCCGACCCGTCGTCGGACATGGTGGCGTCGGCCGTCAGCAGCTTCAGGAAGGCGTCCTTGTCGTGCGCGTTGACGGCGGTGACGAGGGCGCCGACCACGGGGTCGGACAGTTTGCCGGGGGCGATGGCCACAGGAGCCTCCTGGTCGGGCGTACGTTCGTCCGTGCCCGACCAGGTAACAACGCGGGCGGGTCCGCGTCGTCGACCCTCACCCGTTCGCGCGGCGGACGGCGTGTCAGGGGCGGCCGGGCGGACGGCGGCTCACGGGGTGTCGGGGGCGGTGCGGACCGGGAAGCCGGTCGGCCGGCCCTGGTCCCTGAGCCAGGCCAGCACCCGGTCGAGGGCCTCGACGGTCTGGGCGCGGTTGCCGCCGCCGTCGTGGAAGAGGACGGTCGGGCCGTTGCCGATCTCGCGCTTGACGGCGTCGACGATGGCGGCCGTGCCGGGCTTCTGGAAGTCCTTGGTGTCGACGTTCCAGCCGAGCGGGCGCATCCCGTTCGCGGCGGCGATGCGCCGGCTGTCGGGGGTGAACGCGCCGCCGGGGGCCCGGTAGTACTCGACCTTCGCGCCGCCCCCCGCGGCCTCTTCTATGAGCTTCTTCGCGTCCAGGATCTGCCGCTCCTGGTAGTCGACGGGCTTCTTGTCCATGGCCGTGTCGTGGGCCATGGTGTGGTCGCAGAGCCGGTGGCCGGCCGCGACCACCTTCTTGACGAGGTCGGGGTGGGCCTTGGCGTGGGGTCCGACCATGCAGAAGGTCGCCTTGACGTCGTACTTGTGCAGTACGTCGAGCACTTGGGGGGTCCAGCGGGGGTCGGGGCCGTCGTCGATGGTGATGTTGACGGCGTTGCCGCCGCTCTCGGAGGAGTGGGCTATGCCCTCGGGTATCCCCTGCTGCGCCCCCGGCCGACCCGCCGGGCCGTGGCCGGACTTGTCGGTTCCGTTCGGCTGGGCCGCGTTCTGCCGGGAGGCCGCACCGGCGCTTCCCGGTTCCACGAGGGTCGCCACCCCCCAGACCGTCGCCGCCACGGCGACGGCCGACGCGACGACGGCCGCACCGGCCCGGACGCCCTTCTTGTTCGTGTACGCCGAGAAACCCATGAACCGTCCACTCCCCATCCGCTGTGCGAGCGTTCCGCTGTGCGAGCGTTCCGTGGATCAGGACGTCCGTCGCCGCAGTGGAGTTCCAGTCAAATCACCCATAAATTCCCCGTAATGGGACTGACAGGACCGATGGGGCTCATGGGACTTTGGTCCTTGATCGCCCACCTCTCCTTCCCGGACGGGCGTGGCTGAAAACGACCCCGGCCCCGGTGGACGCGTGCGTCCCC includes these proteins:
- a CDS encoding serine hydrolase domain-containing protein, translated to MGGNQNAGTGAGAGARAGVGVNGTVAAGWERVREEFEAFAAAEPHSPEAQLAVHHQGRRVVDLWAGEDTDGDTLSGVFSITKGAAHLVVALLVQDGTLELDRAVSAYWPEFTGDGKERLTLRQLISHQSGLINVDGGFDYEEIADDALIAARLAGQKPYWEPGTAYGYHAFVIGALTGEVVRRATGRSIQELYEERVRAPYGLDLYMGLPASEEGRWKPVLEMLPTPEQAAAQAADGPVPELLAVAFNWHREPPMDLVAHANHPRTRELGPASAGGIGSARGVAGLYAAAISQVGARAALLKPETAAEVARLHTPGQEVLTGETDHFGLGFERQPAVGPQAFGHCGAAGAQGFADPVTGIAYGYTRRRYGFPGGLAPENGRLTAAVLEVARGL
- a CDS encoding polysaccharide deacetylase family protein, with protein sequence MGFSAYTNKKGVRAGAAVVASAVAVAATVWGVATLVEPGSAGAASRQNAAQPNGTDKSGHGPAGRPGAQQGIPEGIAHSSESGGNAVNITIDDGPDPRWTPQVLDVLHKYDVKATFCMVGPHAKAHPDLVKKVVAAGHRLCDHTMAHDTAMDKKPVDYQERQILDAKKLIEEAAGGGAKVEYYRAPGGAFTPDSRRIAAANGMRPLGWNVDTKDFQKPGTAAIVDAVKREIGNGPTVLFHDGGGNRAQTVEALDRVLAWLRDQGRPTGFPVRTAPDTP